A window from Balearica regulorum gibbericeps isolate bBalReg1 chromosome 1, bBalReg1.pri, whole genome shotgun sequence encodes these proteins:
- the UQCC6 gene encoding ubiquinol-cytochrome c reductase complex assembly factor 6 encodes MPAGVPWPTYLKTLAASMLAMFAGAEVVHRYYRPDLSIPEIPPKPGELKTELLGLKARSSEVQTSQQ; translated from the exons ATGCCCGCCGGCGTGCCTTGGCCCACCTACCTGAAGACGCTGGCGGCCAGCATGCTGGCCATGTTCGCCGGCGCCGAGGTCGTGCACAGGTACTACAGGCCTGACCTT AGTATACCTGAAATACCTCCTAAGCCTGgagaactgaaaacagaactgttgGGTCTAAAAGCAAGATCAAGCGAAGTTCAGACTTCACAACAGTGA
- the HSP90B1 gene encoding LOW QUALITY PROTEIN: endoplasmin (The sequence of the model RefSeq protein was modified relative to this genomic sequence to represent the inferred CDS: inserted 3 bases in 2 codons; deleted 1 base in 1 codon), with protein MPVKRLRGNDWPSXPSGRPIGAGHAPSAGNRTWKATIGGDSCRPLPPGFPLALYLAWYAPIGQSRSGSPHSPAPRVDKAKGEGRGRSGRLSGGDXVAGGGGPGERGRLGPFSSVTAAHVAMKSVWALALACTLLLAVSVRADEVDVDGTVEDDLGKSREGSRTDDEVVQREEEAIQLDGLNASQIKEIREKSEKFAFQAEVNRMMKLIINSLYKNKEIFLRELISNASDALDKIRLISLTDESALAGNEELTVKIKCDKEKNMLHVTDTGIGMTKEELVKNLGTIAKSGTSEFLNKMTEMQDDSQSTSELIGQFGVGFYSAFLVADRVIVTSKHNNDTQHIWESDSNEFSVIDDPRGNTLGRGTTITLVLKEEASDYLELDTVKNLVKKYSQFINFPIYVWSSKTETVEEPIEEEEAKEKEETDDDEAAVEEEEEEKKPKTKKVEKTVWDWELMNDIKPIWQRPSKEVEEDEYKAFYKTFSKEHDDPMAYIHFTAEGEVTFKSILFVPNSAPRGLFDEYGSKKSDFIKLYVRRVFITDDFHDMMPKYLNFVKGVVDSDDLPLNVSRETLQQHKLLKVIRKKLVRKTLDMIKKIAEEKYNDTFWKEFGTNVKLGVIEDHSNRTRLAKLLRFQSSHHESNLTSLDQYVERMKEKQDKIYFMAGSSRKEAESSPFVERLLKKGYEVIYLTEPVDEYCIQALPEFDGKRFQNVAKEGVKFEESEKSKESREALEKEFEPLLNWMKDKALKDKIEKAVLSQRLTQSPCALVASQYGWSGNMERIMKAQAYQTGKDISTNYYASQKKTFEINPRHPLIKDMLRRVKENEDDKTVSDLAVVLFETATLRSGYMLPDTKEYGDRIERMLRLSLNIDLDAKVEEEPEEPEDAAEEAEQDEEEVDADAEDSEIQKESTDVKDEL; from the exons ATGCCCGTTAAACGCCTCCGCGGAAACGATTGGCCAA GTCCCTCCGGCCGGCCAATCGGCGCCGGCCACGCTCCGTCCGCAGGAAACCGCACATGGAAAGCCACGATTGGCGGCGATAGCTGCAGGCCCCTCCCT CCAGGCTTCCCATTGGCCTTATATTTGGCGTGGTACGCTCCAATTGGTCAGTCGCGGAGCGGCTCCCCCCACTCTCCAGCGCCCCGGGTTGATAAGGCGAAGGGGGAGGGCCGCGGCCGCTCCGGCAGGCTCAGTGGTGGGGA TGTGGCCGGTGGCGGGGGGCCTGGGGAGCGCGGGCGCTTAGGGCCGTTCTCTTCTGTAACTGCAGCCCACGTTGCCATGAAGTCGGTGTGGGCGCTCGCTCTGGCCTGTACGCTGCTCCTGGCCG TATCGGTTAGAGCTGATGAGGTGGATGTGGATGGGACCGTGGAAGATGACTTGGGTAAAAGCAGAGAAGGGTCTCGAACAGATGATGAAGTTGTTCAGAG AGAGGAAGAAGCTATCCAGCTAGATGGCCTAAATGCGTCCCAGATcaaagaaataagagaaaaatctgagaagTTTGCCTTTCAAGCAGAAGTGAACAGAATGATGAAACTCATTATCAattctttatataaaaataaagag attttcctgaGGGAACTTATTTCAAATGCTTCGGATGCTTTAGATAAGATACGGTTAATATCCTTAACTGATGAAAGTGCTCTTGCTGGTAATGAGGAACTCACGGTCAAAATCAAG tgtgataAAGAGAAGAACATGCTTCATGTTACAGATACGGGTATTGGCATGACAAAAGAGGAGTTAGTTAAAAACCTGGGTACCATTGCAAAGTCTGGTACAAGTGAATTCTTAAACAAGATGACTGAAATGCAGGATGATAGCCAGTCAACATCTGAATTAATTGGCCAGTTTGGTGTTggcttttattctgctttcttgGTAGCAGACAGAGTTATTGTCACATCAAAACACAACAATGATACTCAACATATTTGGGAGTCAGATTCAAATGAGTTCTCTGTGATTGATGACCCAAGAGGAAACACTTTAGGACGTGGCACAACCATAAC cctTGTCCTGAAGGAGGAAGCTTCTGATTATCTTGAGCTGGATACTGTTAAGAATCTAGTAAAGAAATACTCACAGTTCATAAACTTCCCCATATATGTGTGGAGCAGCAAG ACAGAGACTGTTGAAGAACCCAttgaagaggaggaagcaaaggaaaaagaagaaacagatgatGATGAAGCTGCAgttgaagaagaggaggaagaaaagaaaccaaaaactAAGAAG GTTGAAAAGACTGTCTGGGATTGGGAGCTCATGAATGACATAAAACCAATCTGGCAGAGACCATCTAAAGAAGTTGAAGAAGATGAATACAAAGCGTTTTACAAAACCTTTTCCAAG GAACACGATGACCCAATGGCTTACATCCACTTCACTGCTGAAGGGGAAGTAACTTTCAAATCTATCTTGTTTGTTCCTAATTCTGCTCCACGTGGCCTGTTTGATGAATATGGATCCAAAAAAAGTGATTTCATTAAG CTGTATGTTCGAAGAGTGTTCATCACTGATGACTTCCATGACATGATGCCCAAATATCTTAACTTTGTTAAGGGTGTT GTGGATTCTGATGATCTTCCTTTGAATGTATCTCGTGAAACACTTCAGCAGCATAAATTGTTAAAG GTGATCAGAAAGAAACTTGTTCGCAAAACTCTTGATATGATCAAGaaaattgcagaagaaaaatacaacgACACATTCTGGAAAGAGTTTGGTACTAATGTAAAGCTTGGAGTTATTGAGGATCACTCCAATCGTACACGACTGGCTAAACTTCTTCGCTTCCAGTCTTCTCATCATGAAAGTAACCTCACAAGCCTTGACCAGTATGTGGAACGAATGAAAGAGAAGCAagacaaaatttatttcatggCAGGTTCCAGCAGAAAGGAG GCTGAGTCCTCACCATTTGTTGAACGTCTTCTGAAAAAGGGCTATGAAGTGATCTACCTGACTGAACCTGTAGATGAATACTGTATTCAGGCTTTGCCAGAGTTTGATGGGAAGAGGTTTCAGAATGTAGCGAAAGAAGGAGTTAAGTTTGAGGAAAGCGAGAAGTCTAAGGAGAGTCGGGAAGCCTTGGAAAAGGAATTTGAACCACTCTTAAACTGGATGAAAGACAAAGCTCTAAAAGACAAG attgAAAAAGCTGTGCTATCTCAACGTTTAACCCAGTCTCCATGTGCTCTTGTGGCTAGTCAGTATGGATGGTCTGGTAACATGGAAAGAATCATGAAGGCTCAAGCTTACCAAACTGGGAAGGATATATCTACAAA TTACTATGCTAGCCAAAAGAAGACATTTGAAATTAACCCCAGGCATCCACTGATCAAGGACATGCTGAGGCGAGTCAAG gaaaatgaagatgacaAAACAGTTTCAGATCTTGCAGTGGTATTGTTTGAAACTGCAACTTTGAGATCAGGATATATGTTACCAGACACTAAGGAATACGGAGACAGAATAGAAAGGATGCTTCGTTTAAGTTTAAACATTGACCTGGATGCAAAG GTGGAGGAGGAACCTGAAGAGCCTGAAGATGCAGCTGAGGAGGCAGAACAAGATGAAGAGGAGGTGGATGCTGATGCTGAAGACAGTGAAATACAGAAG GAATCCACAGATGTGAAAGATGAACTGTAA